From a single Nicotiana tabacum cultivar K326 chromosome 8, ASM71507v2, whole genome shotgun sequence genomic region:
- the LOC107766251 gene encoding non-specific lipid transfer protein GPI-anchored 12-like, which yields MAKTTKIITTIATTFLIISLFPTLIDAQKSPPAPAAPAPSPGVNCFSVLINMSDCLTFVEKDSNLTKPDKGCCPEIAGLLDSNPICLCQMLGRAHSGAKIGFNIDIDKALKLPSVCGLEIPPATTCSDLGVPIGAPIASDDGLAPSPGVFATSPASDNKDNAASTIVFSKIHFLVGMTIVFFTTLF from the exons ATGGCCAAAACCACCAAAATAATCACCACTATTGCCACAACATTTCTCATCATCTCACTATTCCCCACTCTGATTGATGCACAAAAATCGCCACCGGCACCAGCAGCTCCTGCACCAAGTCCCGGAGTTAATTGCTTCAGCGTGTTGATAAACATGTCTGATTGCTTAACATTTGTAGAAAAAGATAGCAATTTGACTAAACCGGATAAAGGATGTTGCCCAGAAATTGCTGGGTTGTTAGATAGTAACCCAATTTGCTTGTGTCAAATGCTTGGGCGAGCTCACTCTGGTGCTAAAATTGGGTTCAATATTGATATCGATAAGGCACTTAAACTACCTTCTGTTTGTGGTTTGGAGATTCCACCTGCTACCACTTGCTCAG atCTTGGCGTCCCAATCGGAGCTCCAATTGCAAGTGACGACGGACTTGCTCCATCACCTG GAGTGTTTGCAACTAGTCCTGCATCTGACAACAAAGATAATGCAGCTTCAACCATAGTATTTTCCAAGATTCACTTCCTTGTTGGCATGACCATTGTGTTTTTCACAACCCTTTTCTGA